From Streptomyces sp. 6-11-2, one genomic window encodes:
- a CDS encoding L-threonylcarbamoyladenylate synthase, translated as MAKYFDVHPDNPQPRAIRQVADSVRDGALIAYPTDSCYALGCRLGSRDGIERIRTIRQLDDRHHFTLMCQDFAQLGQFVRIDNDVFRAIKASTPGSYTFILPATREVPRMLQHPKKKTVGVRIPDHVVTQALLTELGEPLLSSTLLLPDEEEPMTQGWEIKDRLDHVLDAVVDSGDCGTEPTTVIDFSGGEAEIVRRGAGDTSRFE; from the coding sequence ATGGCGAAGTATTTCGACGTGCACCCCGACAATCCGCAGCCGCGAGCGATCCGTCAGGTCGCGGACAGCGTGCGCGACGGCGCGCTGATCGCGTATCCGACCGACTCGTGCTACGCCCTGGGCTGCCGGCTGGGCAGCCGGGACGGTATCGAGCGGATCCGGACGATCCGGCAGCTGGACGACCGGCACCACTTCACCCTGATGTGCCAGGACTTCGCGCAGCTCGGCCAGTTCGTGCGGATCGACAACGACGTCTTCCGCGCCATCAAGGCGTCCACGCCCGGCAGTTACACCTTCATCCTCCCCGCCACGAGGGAGGTGCCGCGCATGTTGCAGCATCCCAAGAAGAAGACTGTCGGAGTGCGCATCCCCGACCACGTCGTCACTCAGGCCCTGCTCACGGAACTCGGCGAGCCGCTGTTGTCCAGCACGCTGCTGCTGCCCGACGAGGAGGAGCCGATGACGCAGGGCTGGGAGATCAAGGACCGGCTCGACCACGTGCTGGACGCGGTGGTCGACTCCGGCGACTGCGGCACCGAGCCGACCACGGTCATCGACTTCTCCGGCGGCGAGGCGGAGATCGTACGGCGAGGAGCGGGCGACACCTCACGGTTCGAGTGA